A genome region from Brassica oleracea var. oleracea cultivar TO1000 chromosome C2, BOL, whole genome shotgun sequence includes the following:
- the LOC106327902 gene encoding polyadenylate-binding protein-interacting protein 6-like: MKPGGSGLNPNAAAYVPISKRDGDSAKPAAAVTHPYAADGYGVQGKGSYQMYMPKTATSSEKKMSEEDLEMDVDIEFLLATFSDLSYESISDVYLANNGDLDATIEMLTQLEIFSNEAEEYLPDTLDIGDVPETIEPSTSSAPKQTNASTSTSSRTPNAPSS, from the exons ATGAAGCCAGGAGGATCAGGATTGAATCCAAACGCAGCAGCTTACGTACCAATCTCCAAAAGAGACGGTGATTCTGCAAAGCCTGCTGCTGCTGTCACACATCCCTATGCAGCTGATGGTTATGGAGTTCAAGGAAAGGGAAGTTATCAAATGTACATGCCAAAGACGGCTACATCCTCTGAGAAGAAGATGAGTGAGGAAGATTTGGAGATGGACGTGGACATTGAGTTTCTTTTAGCCACGTTCTCTGACTTGTCATATGAGTCTATCAGTGATGTGTACTTGGCCAACAATGGTGATCTGGATGCAACTATCGAAATGCTGACTCAGCTCGAG ATTTTCAGTAATGAAGCCGAGGAGTACCTCCCAGACACACTGGACATTGGCGATGTACCTGAAACCATCGAGCCTTCTACTTCATCAGCTCCAAAGCAGACGAATGCAAGTACATCAACATCCTCCCGTACCCCAAACGCTCCCTCCTCCTGA